The proteins below are encoded in one region of Helianthus annuus cultivar XRQ/B chromosome 2, HanXRQr2.0-SUNRISE, whole genome shotgun sequence:
- the LOC110876234 gene encoding uncharacterized protein LOC110876234 → MVSPSSISSISSSSSSTWYSSSSEEDAIMHNMIMNAAQVFMAGDEASPQRLTRRAKLNRDQEAAHDKQVADYFADEPLYTAEIFRRRFRMSRPLFLRIACDMAQSDPFFTLRNDARGQRGFSNLQKCTSAIRQLAYGYAPDALDEFIRMSERTASLLAGTGPDTSFTVSGVEYRRGYYIADGIYPTY, encoded by the exons ATGGTTTCACCTTCTTCCATTTCTTCCATTTCTTCGTCTTCTTCGTCTAcatggtattcatcatcttcggaagaggatgCAATTATGCATaacatgattatgaacgcggctcaggTCTTCATGGCGGGTGATGAAGCATCGCCCCAACGGCTAACTAGACGAGCAAAATTAaaccgagaccaagaag CCGCCCACGATAAACAagtagccgattattttgccgacgaacccTTGTACACAGCCGAGATTTTTCGACGTCGGTTCCGCATGAGTCGTCCACTTTTTTTACGTATCGCATGCGACATGgcccagtctgatccgttttttacaCTGCGAAACGACGCTAGGGGGCAAAGGGGTttcagtaatttacaaaaatgtacgtcggccattcgccaactggcATACGGTTACGCACCCGATGCATTAGACGAGTTTATAAGGATGTCTGAAAGAACCGCAAGTCTAT TGGCGGGAACAGGTCCAGACACAAGTTTTACggtttcgggggtggaatacaggcGAGGTTACTACATAGCCGATGGAATATACCCAACGTACTAG